The following coding sequences lie in one Sorghum bicolor cultivar BTx623 chromosome 6, Sorghum_bicolor_NCBIv3, whole genome shotgun sequence genomic window:
- the LOC8079584 gene encoding uncharacterized protein LOC8079584, with the protein MGIHLVAFVAARGFLQVFQVSAPLLWPLNLWLPLARHLPEACAAFYDALVSHAARLRATVRRHRRDTGSRSALDEYLRNATMLTLSD; encoded by the coding sequence ATGGGGATCCACCTGGTGGCGTTCGTGGCGGCGAGGGGCTTCCTGCAGGTGTTCCAGGTGTCGGCGCCGCTGCTGTGGCCGCTCAACCTCTGGCTGCCGCTCGCGCGCCACCTGCCCGAGGCCTGCGCCGCCTTCTACGACGCCCTCGTCTCGCACGCGGCCCGCCTGCGCGCCACCGTCCGCCGCCACCGACGCGACACCGGCAGCCGGAGCGCCCTCGACGAGTACCTCCGCAACGCCACGATGCTAACGCTCTCCGACTGA
- the LOC8079587 gene encoding protein IRX15-LIKE, which yields MKSMGTRDKLAAASGHRRVLFVVFASCFAFATFLTFLYTTSNFATAPGSASASTASSTTTTSSGSSGGGGQAGLPLPVFEALVHFASISNATHRMSDTDIRAISAVLRARAPCNLLVFGLGAESPLWLALNHGGRTVFLEENEFYVKYLEPRHPGMEAYDVSYTTKVRDFRDLLAAARASRRKECRPIQNLLFSECRLAINDLPNDLYDVPWDMVLIDGPSGWNPNSPGRMPSIFTTAVLARSGATAAKGRPTDVLVHDFQFEVEQVLSREFLCDENRVAGSGTPSLGHFVIPGAGAGAGDAFCAGQEDGGSSEESGEKTRRRRRRK from the coding sequence ATGAAGTCTATGGGCACCCGCGACAAGCTCGCGGCGGCGTCGGGCCACCGCCGCGTCCTCTTCGTCGTCTTCGCCTCCTGCTTCGCCTTCGCCACCTTCCTCACCTTCCTCTACACCACCTCCAACTTCGCGACCGCGCCCGGCTCTGCCTCCGCATCCACAGCGAGctcaaccaccaccacctcctccggctccagcggcggcggtggccaaGCCGGGCTTCCGCTGCCGGTGTTCGAGGCGCTGGTCCACTTCGCGTCGATCTCGAACGCGACGCACCGGATGTCGGACACGGACATCCGCGCCATCTCCGCGGTcctccgcgcgcgcgcgccctgCAACCTGCTGGTGTTCGGGCTGGGCGCGGAGTCCCCTCTCTGGCTAGCTCTCAACCACGGCGGGCGGACGGTGTTCCTGGAGGAGAACGAGTTCTACGTCAAGTACCTGGAGCCGCGTCACCCGGGGATGGAAGCCTACGACGTGTCCTACACCACCAAGGTGCGGGACTTCCGTGAcctgctggcggcggcgcgggcgtcGCGGCGGAAGGAGTGCCGCCCCATCCAGAACCTGCTCTTCTCCGAGTGCCGCCTCGCCATCAACGACCTACCCAACGACCTCTACGACGTGCCCTGGGACATGGTCCTCATCGACGGACCCTCCGGGTGGAACCCCAACTCGCCCGGCCGGATGCCGTCCATCTTCACCACCGCCGTGCTGGCGCGGTCCGGCGCCACGGCAGCCAAGGGCCGACCCACCGACGTGCTGGTCCACGACTTCCAGTTCGAGGTGGAGCAGGTGCTCAGCAGGGAGTTTCTGTGCGACGAGAACCGCGTCGCCGGCAGCGGCACCCCGTCGCTCGGCCACTTCGTCATCCCCGGTGCCGGGGCCGGAGCTGGCGACGCCTTCTGCGCCGGACAGGAGGACGGCGGCTCGTCGGAGGAGTCGGGGGAGAagacgcgccgccgccgccgccgcaagtAA
- the LOC8079586 gene encoding probable inactive receptor kinase At5g67200 has translation MAHRHRAPLLPILLLILLLATSAFAANGAASHSQPTLPTPPVQAAAVPPSAALASKPPPVSPSAAALAAFLAKADPASRLGVPNPAASPCSRPGITCTASGQIIRLVLESSGLNGTFPQGTLSRLAELRVLSLKSNALHGPVPDLSPLANLKALFLAGNRFSGPFPPSLASLRRLRSIDLSGNRLSGALPPGIEAAFPHLTFLRLDANHFSGTLPPWNQSSLKVLNVSYNNFSGPVPVTPVITQLGAAAFAGNPELCGEVVRRECRGSHLLFFHGGDGANGTAAAPVQSAAASDSGPQRENLSMPDSSAPNAKRVRRRRTTVAVAVAAGSILAALLVCAMIAMKRSNKRGRPSSASYASPIPKKSAPASEVSRDNADMGYVECVPDEETAAIMVPEEKARRLERSGCLTFCAGEAASYSLEQLMRASAEVLGRGSVGTTYKAVLDGRLVVIVKRLDAAKIGPAALEAEAFEQNMDAVGRLRHPNLVPLRAFFQAKEERLLVYDYQPNGSLYSLIHGSRSSRAKPLHWTSCLKIAEDVAQGLAYIHQASRLVHGNIKSSNVLLGSDFEACLTDNCLSFLLESSEVKDDAAYRAPENMKSNRMLTPKSDIYAFGVLLLELLSGKPPLQHSVLVASNLQTYVQSAREDEGVDSDRITMIVDIAATCVRSSPESRPAAWQVLKMIQEVKEADATGDNDSDLTSNS, from the exons ATGGCGCACCGCCACCGCGCCCCGCTGCTCCccatcctcctcctcatcctcctgCTCGCCACCTCGGCCTTCGCGGCCAACGGCGCAGCGTCGCACTCGCAGCCGACGCTGCCGACACCGCCGGTCCAAGCCGCCGCGGTGCCCCCATCCGCGGCGCTAGCGTCGAAGCCGCCGCCGGTCTCGCCCTCGGCCGCGGCACTCGCGGCGTTCCTCGCCAAGGCCGACCCGGCCTCCCGCCTGGGCGTCCCCAACCCCGCGGCCTCCCCCTGCTCCCGCCCCGGGATCACCTGCACGGCCTCCGGCCAGATCATCCGCCTCGTGCTCGAGTCCTCGGGGCTCAACGGGACGTTCCCGCAGGGCACGCTCTCGCGTCTCGCCGAGCTCCGCGTGCTCAGCCTCAAGTCCAACGCGCTCCACGGGCCCGTCCCGGACCTCTCCCCGCTTGCCAACCTCAAGGCGCTCTTCCTCGCGGGGAACCGCTTCTCGGGTCCCTTCCCGCCCTCGCTCGCCTCCCTGCGCCGCCTCCGCTCCATCGACCTCTCCGGGAACAGGCTCTCCGGCGCGCTCCCGCCGGGCATCGAGGCCGCCTTCCCGCACCTCACGTTCCTCCGCCTCGACGCCAACCACTTCAGCGGCACACTCCCGCCCTGGAACCAGTCGTCGCTCAAGGTGCTCAACGTCTCCTACAACAACTTCTCGGGCCCCGTGCCGGTCACGCCCGTCATCACGCAGCTCGGCGCCGCCGCGTTCGCGGGCAACCCCGAGCTCTGCGGCGAGGTGGTCCGCCGCGAGTGCCGCGGCTCGCACCTCCTCTTCTTCCACGGAGGCGATGGAGCCAacggcaccgccgccgcccctgTGCAGAGCGCTGCCGCTAGCGACAGCGGGCCGCAGCGAGAGAACTTGAGCATGCCGGATTCGTCCGCGccaaatgccaagagagtgaggcGGAGGAGGACCACGGTTGCTGTCGCGGTCGCTGCGGGGTCTATCCTCGCCGCGCTTCTTGTCTGCGCCATGATTGCCATGAAGAGGAGCAACAAGCGGGGGCGCCCGAGCTCCGCGTCGTACGCGAGCCCCATCCCCAAGAAGAGCGCGCCCGCGTCCGAGGTGAGCAGGGACAATGCTGACATGGGCTACGTCGAGTGCGTGCCCGATGAGGAGACGGCGGCCATTATGGTGCCGGAGGAGAAGGCACGGCGCCTGGAGCGGAGCGGGTGCCTGACATTCTGCGCCGGCGAGGCGGCGAGCTACAGCCTCGAGCAGCTCATGCGCGCTTCGGCAGAGGTGCTCGGGCGCGGGAGCGTGGGGACGACGTACAAGGCTGTGCTCGACGGCCGCCTCGTCGTGATTGTCAAGAGGCTCGACGCCGCCAAGATTGGCCCAGCGGCACTGGAAGCAGAGGCGTTCGAGCAGAACATGGATGCCGTTGGCCGACTGCGCCATCCGAACCTTGTACCACTCCGAGCATTCTTCCAGGCCAAGGAGGAGCGGCTGCTTGTGTACGACTACCAGCCCAATGGCAGCCTCTACTCTCTCATCCATG GTTCAAGGTCATCCCGGGCAAAACCACTTCACTGGACATCATGCCTGAAGATAGCAGAAGATGTTGCACAGGGTCTTGCTTACATTCATCAAGCATCTCGACTTGTCCACGGGAACATCAAGTCTTCCAATGTTCTGCTTGGTTCAGACTTTGAGGCTTGCCTTACGGACAACTGTTTGTCTTTCCTCCTGGAATCATCAGAAGTCAAAGACGATGCTGCTTATAGAGCACCAGAAAATATGAAATCCAACAGAATGCTGACGCCAAAATCAGACATATATGCTTTTGGTGTGCTCCTCCTTGAGCTCCTTAGCGGAAAGCCACCACTTCAGCACTCAGTCTTAGTCGCAAGTAATCTTCAAACCTATGTCCAGTCAGCGAGAGAGGATGAAGGAGTGGACAGTGACCGCATCACAATGATCGTCGACATAGCCGCTACTTGCGTTCGGTCCTCACCAGAAAGTCGGCCTGCTGCCTGGCAAGTACTTAAGATGATTCAAGAAGTGAAGGAAGCAGATGCAACTGGCGATAACGACAGTGATCTTACCAGCAACTCCTAG
- the LOC8079585 gene encoding wall-associated receptor kinase 2, translating to MARVLPLLIVAAATLLLTSIKSSTALKMASPGCRETCGNLTIPYPFGIGPGCYYKQGFDVSCEDNRTFMPNSSSRIQVYNISLLGGQIQVSTLIASKCNYTNGESTDGWVSVFTTPFFTLSSKANKLTAVGCNTVAFLGGYNKRRAQTGCVSLCLDKESVDFSGQCSGMGCCQTAIAPNLGSLNITFDKSFNNYVVNEFNPCSYAFVAEQDWFRFEASYLQDKKLTDKYKDGVPSVFDWVAGNQPCDEAVKNISSYACISRNSQCFNSPNVTGYLCSCSDGFEGNPYLADGCQDIDECQHPLQYPCYGICSNTVGGYSCSCAAGTRSKDPKTSVCSPDTASERAKLTKLLIGLTVGSACFGLLFSFLGVAKITNKLKQQRIKKLRQTIFKRNHGLLLQQLISSNQDIAENMKIFGLQELEQATNKFDQNRILGGGGHGIVFKGILADQRIVAIKKSKIAVQREIDQFINEVVILSQTNHRNVVKLFGCCLESEVPLLVYEFISNGTLSYHLHEQSENILSWKDRLRIAVETSRAIAYLHSAASILVFHRDIKSANILLTDALTAKVSDFGASRSISIDDTGILTAIQGTHGYLDPEYYYTSRLTEKSDVYSFGVILAELLTRVKPVFSTPSSEVTSLASHFVSMMRDNRLCDILDPRIVEEGSTEDIKVVAGLAEACLRLKGEERPTMRQVEITLEDLQGSKVLPNSRMASSQNAIQDESYNGSNGSEGTRLYSLEKEFIQSSEIPR from the exons ATGGCTCGAGTGTTACCGTTGCTAATCGTTGCAGCAGCCACCCTGCTGTTAACATCCATCAAGAGCAGCACAGCGTTGAAGATGGCAAGCCCTGGCTGCAGAGAAACATGCGGCAACCTCACCATTCCCTACCCCTTCGGCATCGGTCCTGGCTGCTATTACAAACAAGGCTTCGATGTTTCCTGCGAGGATAACCGCACTTTCATGCCTAATTCAAGCAGCCGAATACAGGTGTACAACATCAGCCTGCTAGGTGGGCAGATTCAAGTCAGCACATTGATTGCCTCCAAGTGCAACTACACCAACGGCGAGAGCACAGATGGATGGGTCTCGGTATTTACTACTCCATTTTTCACATTATCCAGCAAGGCCAACAAGCTAACGGCCGTTGGATGCAACACTGTTGCATTTTTGGGAGGCTACAATAAACGCAGGGCTCAAACCGGGTGTGTATCTCTGTGCCTGGACAAGGAGAGCGTGGACTTCAGTGGCCAGTGCTCTGGCATGGGCTGTTGCCAGACAGCCATTGCACCAAACCTTGGTTCCTTAAACATAACCTTCGATAAGAGCTTCAACAATTATGTGGTAAATGAATTTAACCCATGCAGTTATGCCTTCGTCGCGGAGCAGGATTGGTTCAGGTTTGAGGCTTCTTACCTCCAGGATAAAAAGTTAACAGACAAGTACAAGGATGGAGTTCCTTCTGTGTTTGACTGGGTTGCTGGAAATCAACCCTGTGATGAAGCGGTCAAGAACATATCATCATATGCCTGTATCAGCAGGAACAGCCAGTGTTTCAACTCACCAAATGTTACTGGGTACCTCTGTAGTTGCAGCGATGGCTTCGAAGGGAACCCCTACCTGGCAGATGGGTGCCAAG ATATCGACGAATGCCAACATCCACTTCAGTATCCGTGCTACGGAATTTGCAGTAACACAGTGGGGGGTTACAGTTGCTCCTGCGCAGCTGGGACTCGGAGCAAAGATCCAAAGACTTCAGTCTGCAGTCCAGATACAGCATCAGAAAGGGCTAAATTAACAAAATTACTTATAG gtTTAACAGTAGGCAGTGCCTGTTTTGGTCTACTGTTTTCGTTTCTCGGTGTTGCAAAAATCACCAATAAACTCAAGCAACAAAGAATCAAGAAGCTGAGACAAACAATTTTCAAGAGGAACCATGGATTGCTTCTCCAACAGTTAATCTCATCAAACCAAGACATAGCTGAGAATATGAAGATTTTCGGATTACAAGAACTAGAGCAAGCAACCAATAAATTCGACCAGAATCGCATCCTTGGCGGTGGAGGACATGGCATAGTCTTTAAGGGCATCTTAGCTGATCAACGTATTGTGGCCATCAAGAAGTCTAAAATTGCAGTTCAGAGGGAAATTGATCAATTCATCAATGAAGTTGTCATACTTTCacaaactaatcatagaaatgtGGTGAAGCTCTTCGGGTGTTGCCTTGAGAGCGAAGTTCCTTTGCTAGTTTATGAGTTTATATCAAATGGAACTCTGTCATATCATCTCCATGAGCAAAGTGAAAATATTTTGTCATGGAAAGACAGACTGAGGATTGCAGTGGAAACTTCTAGGGCCATTGCATATCTACATAGTGCTGCTTCCATATTAGTGTTCCATAGAGATATCAAGTCTGCAAACATACTGCTGACTGATGCTTTAACAGCGAAGGTGTCAGATTTTGGAGCTTCAAGGTCAATTTCAATAGATGACACGGGAATACTTACAGCCATCCAAGGAACTCATGGTTACCTTGATCCTGAGTACTACTACACTAGTCGACTTACAGAAAAGAGTGATGTTTATAGCTTTGGTGTCATCTTAGCGGAACTTCTAACAAGGGTTAAACCGGTTTTCTCAACTCCGTCATCAGAAGTTACAAGCTTAGCTTCACACTTTGTGTCAATGATGAGAGATAATCGCTTATGTGATATTCTAGATCCTCGTATTGTTGAAGAGGGAAGTACTGAAGACATCAAGGTGGTTGCAGGGCTCGCAGAGGCATGCTTGAGATTAAAAGGCGAAGAAAGGCCTACCATGAGGCAAGTCGAGATAACGCTTGAAGATCTGCAAGGATCAAAGGTCCTCCCCAATTCTCGGATGGCAAGTAGTCAAAATGCTATACAGGATGAGTCATATAACGGAAGCAATGGCAGTGAAGGCACTAGACTGTACAGCTTGGAGAAAGAGTTCATACAATCATCTGAAATTCCAAGATGA